From one uncultured Paludibacter sp. genomic stretch:
- a CDS encoding conserved hypothetical protein (Evidence 4 : Unknown function but conserved in other organisms): protein MNANLSPYQNEVFFEKIKKMTDEQILTVIKNQGDYNSTFIEMVKEEIGLRGYNFSIDELNDIDLILIKHKSTEDLVDIYVNPTDFNKKWELLAQQELSARNYDISALYIEKQNGLKILKQGIQGSHIILGYFLAVLGGIIGLIMALNYMNKKISTISGEKLYKYNETTRQHGKVMLIVWSIVNIIVGVKIFS, encoded by the coding sequence ATGAATGCAAATTTAAGCCCATATCAAAATGAAGTTTTTTTTGAAAAAATAAAAAAAATGACTGATGAGCAAATTCTAACGGTCATTAAAAACCAAGGGGATTATAACTCCACTTTCATAGAAATGGTTAAAGAAGAAATTGGACTTCGAGGATATAATTTTTCTATTGACGAACTTAACGATATTGATTTAATTCTCATCAAGCATAAATCAACTGAAGATTTGGTTGATATCTATGTAAATCCCACTGATTTCAATAAAAAATGGGAACTATTAGCGCAACAAGAGCTATCAGCCAGAAATTATGACATTTCTGCCCTTTATATTGAGAAGCAAAATGGATTAAAGATATTAAAACAAGGAATACAAGGTTCGCATATAATTTTAGGTTACTTTTTAGCCGTATTAGGAGGCATTATTGGTCTTATTATGGCGCTAAACTATATGAATAAAAAGATTTCTACCATTAGTGGAGAAAAGTTATACAAATACAATGAAACCACACGCCAACATGGCAAGGTAATGTTGATTGTTTGGAGCATTGTTAACATTATTGTCGGAGTAAAAATTTTTTCTTAA
- a CDS encoding hypothetical protein (Evidence 5 : Unknown function) yields MSVKDGRKTINTMKKLFLLLIMSLFFYLGYSQDDSYTGLQLTVGYTPKQVTSLNDKGNAVSFDIMGIEWFNDFNDPVAYGLGYGLGIRSYNKIDNNAILNSEDPYKQSVTRFDVHIGPAMAVGVTGVALLLSPQFGLWYAGMSNDGPKINFTTTLSADLVFGIISVGISYSALSRRLVSTNWSIYNPENSYILIKPALEFRAGIAI; encoded by the coding sequence ATGTCTGTAAAGGACGGACGTAAAACAATTAACACCATGAAAAAATTATTTTTATTATTAATTATGAGTTTATTTTTCTATTTGGGTTACTCTCAAGACGACAGTTACACGGGTCTTCAACTTACTGTAGGGTACACACCAAAACAAGTTACCTCTTTAAATGATAAAGGAAACGCCGTTTCTTTTGATATTATGGGAATTGAATGGTTTAATGATTTCAACGACCCTGTTGCGTATGGACTTGGATATGGTTTGGGTATTAGAAGTTATAATAAAATAGATAATAATGCTATTCTTAATTCCGAAGATCCTTACAAACAAAGTGTGACAAGATTTGACGTACATATAGGTCCTGCTATGGCAGTAGGAGTTACGGGAGTCGCATTATTGTTGTCGCCCCAATTTGGTCTTTGGTATGCAGGGATGAGTAACGATGGACCGAAGATTAATTTCACCACCACATTAAGTGCTGATTTGGTTTTTGGAATTATTTCTGTGGGAATATCATACTCTGCGCTAAGTAGAAGATTAGTTTCTACAAATTGGAGCATTTATAACCCTGAGAACTCTTATATTTTAATTAAACCGGCATTAGAATTTAGAGCAGGAATTGCTATTTAA
- a CDS encoding membrane hypothetical protein (Evidence 5 : Unknown function), which translates to MLKDKTHIIITSFLILMSVFFILLADIFLNSKILNNYPLVLYLFILGMWWNGDKYAKLILRFTFIILSLIALFLYFDVLNFPLERLNTFKNRFFFFFGHQTFTLIFYFILIYTFCLFIVNPTYKNKFSAKTIKHIAQGVITCMWIFTGLIILEQTYFFINHNVDRVVFTNWLKDQKLFILRDFMYGGMKYLLNFTDTVFKILLFIFILSTRIFIKNTLQKTFKGIHSKIILIICLIGIFASAINHYITNFIFEMSVIIIYYQTLNNTFRETDSFLMDKLSFYTNYSDRKILKFWLGAIILIPSINFIYSIASLSYSNFYVFARILSIITFAVFTTIVINIYLKKLELVLNSKNEK; encoded by the coding sequence ATGTTAAAAGATAAAACACATATTATTATTACATCTTTTCTCATTTTAATGAGCGTATTTTTCATTTTATTGGCGGACATTTTCCTAAATTCAAAAATTCTAAATAACTACCCTTTAGTTCTTTACTTATTTATTTTAGGAATGTGGTGGAATGGCGATAAATATGCAAAACTTATTTTAAGATTTACTTTTATAATCTTATCATTAATTGCATTATTTTTATACTTTGATGTTCTCAATTTCCCTTTGGAAAGATTAAACACTTTCAAAAATCGATTCTTTTTTTTCTTTGGGCATCAAACATTCACTCTTATCTTTTATTTTATTTTAATATATACCTTTTGTTTATTCATTGTAAATCCTACATATAAAAATAAATTCTCTGCTAAAACAATAAAACACATTGCACAAGGCGTGATTACCTGTATGTGGATTTTTACAGGGTTAATAATTTTAGAGCAAACTTATTTTTTTATAAATCATAATGTTGACAGAGTAGTTTTTACAAACTGGCTAAAAGATCAAAAATTATTTATTTTACGTGATTTTATGTATGGTGGAATGAAATATCTTTTAAATTTTACGGACACAGTTTTCAAAATACTTCTATTTATTTTCATTCTTTCTACTCGAATTTTTATTAAAAATACTCTACAAAAAACTTTTAAAGGGATACATAGCAAAATAATCTTAATTATTTGCTTGATTGGAATATTTGCCTCCGCAATTAACCATTACATAACCAATTTCATTTTCGAGATGAGCGTAATTATTATTTATTATCAAACATTAAATAATACTTTTCGGGAAACTGATAGTTTTCTAATGGACAAATTAAGTTTTTATACTAACTATTCGGACAGAAAAATACTAAAATTTTGGTTAGGAGCTATTATTCTTATACCTTCTATAAATTTCATTTATTCAATTGCTTCTTTATCATACAGCAATTTTTATGTATTTGCAAGAATTCTTTCCATCATAACTTTTGCTGTATTTACTACAATTGTGATAAATATATATTTGAAAAAACTTGAACTAGTTTTGAATAGCAAAAATGAAAAGTAA
- a CDS encoding Nucleotidyl transferase — protein MKALIFAAGLGTRLKPITDNLPKALVPINGKPLLEHTILKLKSAGFNEIIVNVHHFPDQVIDFLESKSNFGIHIEISDERDNLLDTGGGIKKTAWFFNDGKPFLVHNVDILSNVNLKELYAFHCKQADALSTLVVNKRETFRYLLFNENNHLCGWINEKTGETKPSKEVNPLNYNKLAYAGIQVISPSIFEIMKKYEEKFPIMDFYLQNCQIQKIVGYIPENLKMIDVGKLNALEEAERFLMR, from the coding sequence ATGAAAGCCCTTATCTTTGCCGCCGGACTTGGAACACGTCTGAAACCTATTACTGATAACCTTCCCAAGGCATTAGTGCCAATTAATGGAAAACCACTGTTAGAACATACTATTCTTAAATTAAAATCGGCAGGATTTAATGAAATTATCGTTAACGTGCATCATTTCCCGGATCAAGTCATTGATTTTTTGGAAAGTAAAAGCAATTTCGGCATTCATATCGAAATTTCGGATGAACGTGATAATTTGCTTGATACAGGCGGAGGAATAAAAAAAACGGCTTGGTTTTTCAATGACGGGAAACCTTTTCTTGTGCATAATGTCGATATTCTTTCCAATGTAAATTTGAAGGAATTATATGCTTTTCATTGCAAACAAGCCGATGCATTAAGTACGTTGGTTGTAAACAAGCGGGAAACTTTCCGATATTTACTTTTCAATGAAAATAATCATTTATGCGGTTGGATTAACGAAAAAACCGGAGAAACAAAACCATCAAAAGAAGTTAATCCATTAAATTACAACAAATTGGCTTATGCCGGAATTCAAGTAATTTCTCCCAGTATATTTGAGATAATGAAAAAATACGAAGAAAAATTTCCCATTATGGATTTTTATCTTCAAAATTGCCAAATACAAAAGATTGTCGGTTACATCCCTGAAAATCTGAAAATGATTGATGTAGGAAAACTCAATGCGTTGGAAGAAGCGGAAAGGTTTTTAATGAGATAA
- a CDS encoding putative poly-beta-1,6 N-acetyl-D-glucosamine synthase (Evidence 3 : Putative function from multiple computational evidences) translates to MDKQVFQTNDKSRWITFKWTLRLLAIVAGMLLAAVILMLIIDKVPAVPYHQNYQNIITANKPYLQETKISKEYKGFRNFIEEKEIHQNYTKERKEANLRRKLRENENLKSVSERMNKDWQKFPAGIRSAFYVAWDPQSLFSLKRNIRNLNLIIPEWFFIDPKGDSVKFNIDTVGYKFMRKSGVMIMPILSNNYDREFHPEGIGRILHNKQKRTKLINTVLNECEKRNFVGINIDLEDLKENSDMYLIQFLKEISYAFHQKGLLVTQDIMPDNSDYNLKELSKYNDYLILMAYDEYSSDSDPGPISSQRWVEENVDRFAKNVPINKIILGLGAYGYDWSDNGEETKNLTYQQALSLAHASSSQITFDNDTYNLSFSYKDLSNNQTHRVFFTDAATHFNILRFAAEYGLAGSALWRLGSEDYRMWSFYNKDVSSITPQNFNFKTFETVRTFNDVDYVGDGEVLNVLYTPQKGEIKLELDSTEMLISEEKYMKIPSSYEVEKYGESPDNYLALTFDDGPDATWTPQIINILSKHHAPAAFFVVGLQGEKNLPILKRLYKEGFDIGNHTFTHENIAKISPERAIIELKLTRLLIEAVTGHSTILFRAPYNADSEPATMEEIIPVAIARKENYLDIGENIDPEDWQVGISADTIFNRVVKAVNEKRGNIILLHDAGGETRKETIKATEMILDYFQKRGYKFVSLSDLLHKKRADLMPAIPKGKGYYIMQFNLALASIVYWLSNFFAALFIIFIVLGLARLITMIILMIRERKREKKFDYNAVKKLTEFPLVSIIVPAYNEEVNAVSSLNNLLKQTYPNYNIVFVDDGSKDETYKRVSEAFKGNEKMKIYSKPNGGKASALNFGIEHTNAEYVVCIDADTKLYSNVLELLVSHFISSDANPKLAAVAGNVKVGNQVNLLTKWQSIEYITSQNFDRMAYANINAITVVPGAIGAFRKSAIEKIDGFTTDTLAEDCDLTMRLLREGYVVANENKAIAVTEVPENTKQFIKQRSRWTFGVMQSFWKHRDTLFKKKYKGLGLWAIPNMLLFQFIIPTFSPLADILMILGLFVGNAERILFYYLIFMLIDASVSIAAFIFEKEKLKNLIWLIPQRFVYRWIMYVVLFKSYKKAIKGELQTWGILKRTGNVAEVVQ, encoded by the coding sequence TGAAAATGAAAACTTAAAATCGGTTTCGGAACGTATGAATAAAGATTGGCAGAAATTTCCAGCGGGAATTCGTTCTGCGTTTTATGTTGCTTGGGATCCGCAATCGCTTTTTTCTCTGAAAAGAAATATCCGAAACTTAAACCTTATCATCCCCGAATGGTTTTTTATCGATCCCAAAGGCGATTCGGTTAAATTTAATATTGATACGGTTGGTTATAAGTTTATGCGTAAAAGCGGCGTGATGATTATGCCCATTTTGAGCAACAATTATGATCGTGAATTTCATCCGGAAGGAATAGGCAGAATACTTCACAACAAACAAAAACGCACTAAACTTATTAATACGGTGTTGAATGAATGCGAAAAAAGAAATTTTGTAGGAATAAACATCGATTTGGAAGATTTAAAAGAAAACAGTGATATGTATTTAATTCAATTTTTAAAAGAAATTTCATACGCTTTTCATCAGAAAGGATTACTTGTTACACAAGACATTATGCCTGATAATTCCGATTATAACCTCAAAGAACTCTCTAAATATAACGATTATTTAATATTAATGGCTTACGATGAATATTCATCGGACAGCGATCCGGGTCCAATTAGTTCACAGCGTTGGGTGGAAGAAAATGTGGATAGATTCGCAAAAAATGTTCCCATCAATAAGATTATACTTGGTTTAGGCGCTTATGGATATGATTGGAGCGATAATGGGGAGGAAACTAAAAATCTAACCTATCAACAAGCATTATCATTAGCACACGCAAGTAGTTCGCAAATAACATTCGACAACGACACATATAATCTTTCCTTCTCATATAAAGATTTATCTAACAATCAAACCCATCGCGTGTTTTTTACTGATGCCGCTACACATTTTAATATTTTGCGTTTTGCTGCGGAATATGGTTTAGCCGGTTCTGCTCTTTGGAGGTTAGGAAGTGAAGATTACCGTATGTGGAGTTTTTATAATAAAGATGTATCTTCCATCACGCCCCAAAATTTTAATTTCAAAACATTTGAAACGGTTCGCACTTTTAATGATGTAGATTATGTTGGTGATGGTGAAGTTTTGAATGTACTTTATACGCCGCAAAAGGGAGAAATAAAACTGGAACTCGATAGCACGGAAATGCTTATTTCAGAAGAGAAGTATATGAAAATTCCAAGTTCGTATGAGGTAGAAAAATATGGAGAATCACCCGATAATTATCTCGCATTAACTTTTGATGATGGTCCGGACGCCACGTGGACTCCTCAGATTATTAACATTTTATCAAAACATCACGCTCCGGCTGCTTTTTTCGTTGTAGGCTTGCAAGGCGAAAAAAATCTGCCCATACTTAAAAGATTATACAAAGAAGGTTTTGACATTGGTAATCATACTTTTACACACGAGAATATTGCCAAAATATCGCCGGAAAGAGCAATAATTGAACTCAAACTCACTCGTTTATTGATTGAAGCCGTTACAGGACATAGCACCATTCTTTTCCGCGCCCCTTACAATGCCGATAGCGAACCTGCAACAATGGAGGAAATTATACCTGTGGCGATAGCACGCAAGGAGAATTATTTGGATATTGGGGAAAACATTGATCCTGAAGATTGGCAAGTGGGAATTAGTGCCGATACCATTTTCAATCGTGTAGTAAAAGCGGTGAATGAAAAAAGAGGAAACATTATTTTACTTCACGACGCCGGCGGAGAAACGCGAAAGGAAACAATAAAAGCAACTGAAATGATTTTGGATTATTTTCAAAAACGCGGTTATAAATTTGTTTCGCTTTCCGATTTACTACACAAAAAAAGAGCTGATTTAATGCCTGCAATTCCAAAAGGAAAAGGTTATTACATTATGCAATTCAATTTGGCGCTCGCTTCCATTGTTTATTGGTTGAGTAACTTTTTTGCCGCTTTATTTATCATTTTTATTGTATTAGGCTTGGCAAGATTAATCACTATGATTATTTTAATGATTCGGGAACGTAAACGTGAGAAAAAATTTGATTATAATGCAGTGAAAAAACTAACGGAGTTTCCCTTGGTTTCAATCATTGTGCCGGCATACAACGAAGAAGTAAACGCGGTTTCATCACTTAATAATTTATTGAAGCAAACTTATCCGAACTACAATATTGTTTTTGTAGACGATGGAAGTAAAGATGAAACTTACAAACGCGTTTCGGAAGCATTCAAAGGAAACGAAAAAATGAAAATTTACTCCAAACCAAACGGAGGAAAAGCATCGGCGTTGAACTTTGGAATTGAACACACCAATGCGGAATATGTGGTGTGCATTGATGCCGACACAAAACTATATTCAAATGTTTTGGAATTGCTTGTGAGTCATTTTATTTCTTCAGATGCAAATCCAAAACTGGCAGCCGTCGCAGGAAATGTAAAAGTGGGAAATCAGGTGAATTTGCTTACCAAATGGCAATCAATTGAATACATTACCAGTCAGAACTTTGATAGAATGGCGTATGCAAATATCAATGCAATTACGGTAGTTCCCGGTGCGATTGGCGCTTTCAGAAAATCCGCAATAGAGAAAATTGACGGTTTCACTACAGATACGCTTGCAGAAGACTGCGATTTGACAATGCGTTTATTACGCGAAGGCTACGTTGTTGCCAATGAAAATAAAGCCATTGCAGTTACCGAAGTGCCTGAAAACACCAAACAATTTATCAAACAACGCAGCCGTTGGACTTTTGGAGTAATGCAGAGTTTTTGGAAACACCGAGACACGTTGTTTAAGAAAAAATACAAAGGATTAGGACTCTGGGCAATACCGAATATGTTGCTTTTTCAGTTTATAATCCCGACTTTTTCGCCGTTGGCGGATATTTTAATGATTTTGGGACTGTTTGTTGGCAATGCGGAACGAATTTTATTTTATTACCTGATTTTTATGCTGATTGACGCCAGTGTTTCCATTGCCGCATTTATTTTTGAAAAAGAAAAACTGAAAAATCTAATTTGGTTGATTCCGCAACGATTTGTTTATAGATGGATTATGTATGTGGTACTTTTCAAAAGCTACAAAAAAGCAATTAAGGGCGAATTGCAAACATGGGGAATCTTAAAACGTACAGGAAATGTAGCAGAAGTAGTGCAATAA
- a CDS encoding hypothetical protein (Evidence 5 : Unknown function), protein MKLFFIIILAVYVITIIVDVFVTIRQKNKFIEIVYRAILVYPIIISFLSLIIFIQLMQPRIYKKDKFYGIRTSFAYITPPEYLSIKKTEKITHYKYERSEDWEGIVPVRSNVFLLQDINHKMGVSNGYNIIKGDSIKFTTKKINIQNKEYPIDIVIVYKGDRRDTVTFNRNKELPNKIDTIDTYSFFTFDP, encoded by the coding sequence ATGAAACTATTTTTTATTATTATACTTGCTGTTTATGTAATAACAATCATTGTTGATGTTTTTGTTACAATTAGACAAAAAAATAAATTTATTGAAATTGTTTATAGAGCCATTCTCGTTTACCCCATCATTATTTCTTTTTTATCATTAATTATATTTATTCAGTTAATGCAACCGCGTATTTACAAAAAAGACAAATTTTACGGAATTAGGACCTCCTTTGCCTATATAACTCCACCTGAGTATCTTTCAATAAAAAAAACAGAAAAAATTACACATTATAAATATGAACGCTCCGAAGACTGGGAGGGAATTGTTCCGGTACGTTCAAATGTTTTTCTTCTGCAAGATATTAATCATAAAATGGGAGTAAGCAACGGCTATAATATTATAAAAGGCGATTCTATAAAATTCACTACAAAAAAAATCAACATCCAGAATAAAGAGTATCCTATAGATATAGTTATAGTATACAAAGGAGATAGAAGAGATACTGTAACTTTTAATCGTAATAAAGAATTACCAAACAAAATTGATACTATTGATACATATAGCTTTTTTACTTTTGATCCTTAA
- a CDS encoding exported hypothetical protein (Evidence 5 : Unknown function) codes for MQRVIVILILFIGLSKVSAQTDKNTIRKVTSNEIVSMLSFEDITCFKNVCKPTLLFIHSPFNMKSIKMESEVKKYAAKHSDFIFLEFESSQDDAERAIKDTIGYKFYPSCIAIKPPNIYYSFSGYYSFSTLELFLDQFFKGNNVESNTHIAQFSLFNQSVYYGKFDYTKENGNGIIVNPNGVKFIGEMVNGIAKNGSFYEFLSDDLLQITIIKNYTVISVSP; via the coding sequence ATGCAAAGAGTAATAGTCATACTCATTTTATTTATTGGGCTTTCAAAAGTATCAGCCCAAACAGATAAAAATACAATTAGAAAAGTAACTTCCAATGAGATTGTTTCAATGCTAAGCTTTGAGGATATAACTTGTTTCAAAAATGTATGTAAACCCACATTACTTTTTATACACAGCCCATTTAATATGAAAAGCATTAAAATGGAATCCGAAGTAAAAAAATATGCAGCGAAACATTCAGATTTTATTTTCTTAGAATTTGAATCATCTCAAGACGATGCAGAACGAGCAATAAAAGATACAATAGGATACAAATTTTATCCATCATGCATTGCAATTAAACCGCCTAACATATATTATTCCTTTTCAGGATATTATTCCTTTAGTACATTGGAATTATTTCTGGATCAATTTTTCAAAGGAAACAATGTAGAAAGCAATACTCATATCGCTCAATTTTCTTTATTTAATCAGTCTGTCTATTATGGCAAATTTGATTATACGAAAGAAAACGGCAATGGTATCATTGTCAATCCTAACGGGGTAAAATTTATAGGGGAAATGGTAAATGGTATTGCTAAAAATGGTTCTTTTTATGAATTTCTATCTGACGATTTATTACAAATTACAATAATTAAAAATTATACAGTTATTAGCGTTTCTCCATAA
- a CDS encoding hypothetical protein (Evidence 5 : Unknown function) produces the protein MKKNLIFLIYLLLFFSCNKKGTIVKIDLDKVNQLFTDVSPADTNEYYTSISSGPNLDFYIGDNLGNIYIINDSTNSTQFLFNASKSGSAIYKVVQNLPNNYYIGIKNEGLKFFEENKKQAKKQYKIKIKNTPPFDGTQYSVYDFTFCEETGNWLVCTSNGFYSTNKYTDTLDLIYPDVATLLSRKLNDYPIRNIVVDKKTKSYYISTPTGVLYYNPLHKNTLLLNTTNIEHVFLDKDTLFALSDDSLFSFTLNNRIANRFPINKKRMFFRDNRSNCWIYSDKEIIIKRGSDSIVIMPSVDEKLSENPRNLTVLDSKNNAVFFISKDKIYKTYSYKNFYSSHEQNIIASAASDDKIYFLNDDEDLFELEINRVKSHPIFIGKLKLNSTQKVRNIFVSRGHIYAVTEQEIFSQPIPNRWNLFNKKAKLIYKYKDRDKLKIKSAYLLGSNLMIGGKFGLLKININKKANRKTTNLEQEYSAKSTKNIKIGTRPQLLLSSYNVESFFGNKDFAFIQTLEGKLFYYDGYHPVNNIEGKKFQTSKNYIYVNDSLFYMISNKNVTKKTLSKDILTNNILVKNIPYNLPGCIAVGDSLLYVGTQNGCLKINTKDTNKKEWLQFKYTWGISTIIYYFLLLFALPLFIIILLQRFFHFTILQKKSIIVNEESTHKRIKNIETLLEKFTPDSMEYNATIELSKKINNKQLEIKNNPDKIWDLQKFWDEISIEISKLNGKYNELCIEELKVNIIEQIKTLKEIKLKEGLLLIDHSNYALRKRNITLAEVEKIKNENEKFITRFKNYKTKYNQFQKDIQKISVKELTDSYIPLNDIEDYTTLAKQSEILDKYINLIEKLKRTSVDTRIITYINEKTSEITSTNEINANDLDLIIKQLNNSINEFVYSTLSNIRNVNEQIEQSKILSQIAWVSNVKYNEETIERYKIPQKIEKFFNCLSENDKKIILEINNSNDFQGHICKILPVILAVPKLEIKYLDRIIIGEGKGSKQRKSDLKNNILKFGEEKLAQLESAILWDRIYNLYFHSSKTID, from the coding sequence ATGAAAAAGAATCTTATTTTTCTCATTTATCTATTATTGTTTTTTTCTTGTAATAAAAAAGGAACAATCGTTAAAATTGACTTAGACAAAGTAAATCAATTATTTACAGATGTATCACCTGCTGACACAAACGAATACTATACCTCTATATCTTCCGGACCAAATTTAGATTTTTATATTGGCGATAACTTAGGAAATATTTATATTATAAATGACAGTACAAATTCTACACAGTTCTTATTCAATGCATCGAAAAGCGGAAGTGCTATTTATAAAGTAGTTCAAAATTTACCGAATAATTATTATATTGGAATTAAAAACGAAGGATTGAAATTTTTCGAAGAAAACAAAAAACAAGCTAAAAAACAATATAAAATAAAAATAAAAAATACTCCTCCATTTGATGGTACTCAATATTCCGTATATGACTTCACCTTTTGCGAAGAAACCGGGAATTGGTTAGTTTGTACATCGAATGGATTCTATTCAACAAATAAGTATACCGATACTCTTGACTTAATTTATCCTGATGTCGCGACCCTTTTATCACGAAAATTAAATGATTATCCTATAAGAAACATAGTAGTCGACAAAAAAACAAAATCTTATTATATCTCCACTCCTACTGGCGTTTTGTATTATAATCCTTTACACAAAAATACTCTTTTGCTTAACACAACCAATATTGAACATGTATTTCTTGATAAAGATACATTATTTGCTCTAAGTGATGATTCCCTGTTTTCTTTTACCTTAAATAATAGAATAGCAAATCGTTTCCCTATAAACAAAAAAAGGATGTTTTTTAGGGATAATAGAAGTAATTGCTGGATTTATTCAGATAAAGAAATAATCATAAAACGGGGCTCCGACAGCATTGTCATAATGCCTTCAGTTGATGAAAAACTTAGCGAAAACCCCAGAAATTTGACCGTTTTAGATTCTAAAAATAATGCGGTATTCTTTATTTCAAAAGATAAGATATATAAAACATATTCATATAAAAATTTTTATTCTTCTCACGAACAAAACATAATTGCTTCTGCCGCATCGGATGATAAAATTTATTTTCTTAATGACGATGAGGATTTATTTGAATTAGAGATAAATAGGGTTAAGTCGCATCCTATTTTTATTGGAAAACTAAAATTAAATTCAACACAAAAGGTGCGCAATATATTTGTATCTCGGGGGCATATATATGCTGTGACTGAACAAGAAATATTTTCCCAACCAATTCCCAACAGATGGAATTTATTTAATAAAAAGGCAAAATTGATATACAAATATAAAGATAGAGACAAACTAAAAATAAAATCTGCATATTTACTTGGCTCAAATTTGATGATTGGAGGAAAATTCGGATTGTTAAAAATTAATATAAATAAAAAAGCTAACAGAAAAACGACAAATCTCGAACAAGAATACAGCGCAAAATCCACAAAGAATATCAAAATCGGAACTCGTCCCCAGCTTTTATTAAGTTCTTACAACGTTGAGTCCTTTTTTGGAAATAAAGATTTTGCATTCATTCAAACTTTGGAAGGAAAATTATTTTATTATGACGGATATCATCCGGTGAATAATATCGAAGGAAAAAAGTTTCAAACTTCCAAAAACTATATTTATGTCAACGATTCACTTTTTTATATGATAAGTAATAAAAATGTGACAAAAAAAACACTTAGCAAAGATATTTTGACTAACAATATATTAGTAAAAAATATACCCTATAACTTACCAGGCTGCATTGCTGTAGGTGATAGTTTATTGTATGTAGGAACTCAAAACGGATGTTTAAAAATTAATACAAAAGACACAAACAAAAAAGAATGGCTTCAATTTAAGTATACTTGGGGAATAAGTACAATTATTTACTATTTCTTATTGTTGTTTGCATTACCTCTATTTATTATTATTTTATTACAAAGATTTTTTCACTTTACAATTTTGCAAAAAAAATCTATTATTGTCAATGAAGAAAGCACCCATAAGCGAATCAAAAATATAGAAACGCTTTTGGAAAAATTTACTCCTGATTCTATGGAATATAATGCAACCATTGAATTAAGTAAAAAGATAAATAATAAGCAATTAGAAATAAAAAATAATCCGGACAAGATATGGGATTTACAGAAATTTTGGGATGAGATAAGTATAGAAATATCAAAACTAAACGGGAAGTATAACGAATTGTGTATTGAAGAATTAAAAGTAAATATTATTGAACAAATAAAAACATTAAAAGAAATAAAATTGAAAGAAGGATTACTTTTAATTGACCATAGTAACTATGCTCTTAGAAAAAGAAATATAACATTAGCAGAAGTAGAAAAAATAAAAAACGAAAACGAGAAGTTCATTACAAGATTTAAAAATTACAAAACAAAATACAATCAATTTCAAAAGGATATTCAGAAAATTTCTGTAAAAGAACTGACAGATTCATATATTCCTTTAAATGATATCGAAGATTACACTACACTCGCCAAACAGTCTGAGATATTGGACAAATATATCAATTTAATTGAAAAACTGAAAAGAACTTCAGTCGACACCCGAATTATAACATATATAAATGAGAAAACAAGTGAAATTACTTCAACCAATGAAATAAACGCCAATGATTTGGATTTAATCATTAAGCAATTAAATAATTCTATAAACGAATTTGTTTACAGCACATTATCCAATATCAGAAACGTCAATGAGCAAATAGAACAAAGTAAAATTTTATCACAAATAGCTTGGGTATCCAATGTAAAATATAACGAAGAAACGATTGAAAGATATAAGATACCTCAAAAAATAGAAAAATTTTTTAACTGTCTTTCTGAAAATGACAAAAAAATAATTTTAGAAATTAATAATTCAAATGATTTTCAAGGTCACATTTGTAAAATTCTTCCCGTAATTTTAGCTGTTCCCAAATTAGAAATTAAATATCTTGATAGAATTATAATTGGCGAGGGAAAAGGGTCAAAACAAAGAAAAAGTGATTTAAAAAACAACATTCTTAAATTTGGAGAAGAAAAACTGGCTCAACTTGAATCGGCAATTCTTTGGGACCGCATATATAATTTATATTTTCATTCCTCAAAAACTATTGATTAA